TCCCGAGTCGTACCGGTGAGAAAGAGCCTTTGTGGAGCTACGTGGACGATCCCAATCGTACCGATGTTTTCCAGACATATGCCAAATTATTTTACCTAAAGCGCAATTACGACATCTTCTCGACTACCGATTTTACTTATTCATTGAATGGAGTTACGAAGTGGATAAAGCTGAATAAAAACAATCAGCACGTGGTGGTTGAAGGAAACTTTGGTTTGACCGCTGCCGATCTGTCTGTTGATTTTCCGGTTACCGGAAAGTGGTATGAATATTTTACCGGCGATTCCATTAACCTGACGAGCAATTCGTACATGGCTCATCTGGCGCCCGGAGAGTACCGGTTGTATTCAACAGAGAATTTTACGAAAGACCATATTGTAACCGATGTACCGACTGTGTCGGCTAATGATAACCCATTACAGGTGTGGCCCAATCCGGTTCAAAATAGCCTGAATCTATCGGCCGACGAAGATATGAATCGTGTAACCGTATATTCCATTACCGGACGGGTATTGCTCGATAAAAGCTTTCCGGGGTACGGCAAAACATCCATAGCGATTCAATCCGATGGTTGGCCACAGGGAACTTATATTGTAAAAGTAATTACCACTTCCGGCAATGTGGAAACCCGGAAAGTGATGAAATATTGATCAGAGTTGAATAAAAATTGTATGATTTTTTGCCCGGAATTTGCAATTGATTTTTCCGTTTAATGAACAGATCGTGCCGTTCACCACATAAAATCGGCCGTTCGTCAAAAAAATTTTTCAGTTTGTTCAGGAATGTCTTAATTGTCGACAGGTAAAAAAGCAAGGATACGCAGTAGTACCTTCATCGTTGGTTTTTGAAGGCTACTTACTTCAGAAGTAAGACTGCAAAAAATGAAAATGCCGCGTTCGGGAGGATGCGGCATTTTTTATGAAACTTTGCAAAACGGTTTTCGGGTTTAAGTAGACGATTTCTTCGTCGCAGTGTGATTGTTGTAAACTACTGCGCAATGTGCTATATTTGCGCGAAATTATTTTTTATTCAGTATAAAAACTGATAATCTGAAATAAATCTTTTTCTGTCTTCCAAATGATTGAAAGAATAAGCATCGAAAACCAGGAACTGGTCACCCGGAGGTCTCATGGGAATGGGCTTTTCATGGTTAGTCACATGCATTTCTCCAATCGGTGCATGCGCTGATTAGCGCTGTTTACTAATCTATTTACCCATCTCCCGGATTTTTCGGACAACTGTTCGCTTACAGCACGGAAACAGCCAATAGAAAGCCGCAACCATGTACTTTTTGATTTTCAAGCATTGTTGTCAATTGAAGCAATGAGCTGATTGATCTGATTTTACCTGTTATACAGGAAAATGAACCGGACAGTGGGTTCACTGTTAAGGAAGTGGTTGAAGTGATTTCGGGAGGTTTTAATCTCATAGTTGTGAGATGTTTTTTTGAAACTCATAGTTTTGTGAAAGCAAAGAAAAGACTTGATTTTAGCTGAATAGATACAACTGATATGACAAACAAATACAATATACAGGAAGAAATAAAAAAGCGTGTCCTGGTGCTCGATGGAGCCATGGGGACGATGATTCAAAAATACAAGCTGGAAGAGGAAGACTTCCGGGGGACCCGTTTTGCCGACTGGAAACAGTCGTTGAGAGGAAATAACGATCTTCTTTCCATCGTCCGTCCCGATATTATCCGTGATATTCATGAAGAATTTTTGGAAGCCGGTGCCGATATTCTGGAGACCAATACGTTCAATGCCAACCGCATTTCCCAGTCCGATTACGGCATGGAAGAGTTGGTTTACGAACTGAATGTCGCTTCGGTGAAAGTAGCCCGCGAAGCGGCTGAAAAGTATTCAACTCCTGATAAACCCCGTTTTGTTGCTGGATCACTCGGGCCAACAAACAAAACGGCATCCATGTCACCCGATGTGAATGACCCGGGTTTTCGTGCCGTTAGCTATAACGATTTGAAAGAAACCTACCGGGAGCAGGTGGAAGGTTTGCTGGATGGCGGTGTTGATCTGCTGTTGGTCGAAACGATTTTCGATACCCTGAATGCCAAAGCTGCCCTGATGGCCATCGATGAAGCATTGGAAGCACGTGGAATTCGGAAACCCGTGATGGTTTCCGGAACAATTACAGACGCCAGCGGACGAACTCTTTCCGGGCAAACGGTTGAGGCATTCCTTAACTCCGTTTCACACATGGATTTGCTGACCATCGGGCTGAACTGCTCGCTGGGAGCGAAAGACATGCGTCCCTACCTGGAAGAGCTGGGGAGGAAAGCGCCGTTTTACATCAGTGCTTACCCGAACGCCGGATTGCCTAACCAGTTCGGTGAGTACGACGAAACGCCGGAAATGATGGCCGAACAGGTAAAAGGTTTTCTCGACAAAAGCACAGTAAATATCGTAGGCGGTTGCTGTGGTACCACGCCGGACCACATTCGGGAACTGGCGAAACTGGCTGAAAAGGCCCGGCCACATGAAAAGGTGCATCCCGAAGTAGCGATGCGCTTGAGTGGATTAGAGCCTCTTACGGTGAACCAAATGGCGAATTTCATCAACGTGGGAGAGCGTTGTAATGTAGCAGGTTCGCGAAAATTTGCCCGTTTGATTCGGGAAGAAAAGTATGAGGAAGCGCTTTCCATTGCCCGCGAGATGGTGGAAGGTGGTGCCCAGGTTATCGATGTGAACCTTGACGATGCCATGCTTGATGCGAAGAAGGAAATGGTTCGCTTCCTGAATCTCTTAATGGCGGAACCGGATATTGCCCGGCTTCCCATCATGATTGACTCATCCAAGTGGGAAGTGATCGAAGCTGGTCTTCAGTGTTTGCAAGGGAAAGCGATTGTCAACTCCATCAGTCTGAAAGAAGGCGAAGAAGAATTTAAGGCACATGCCCATAAAATAAAGCAGTACGGAGCAGCAGTTGTTGTGATGGCTTTCGACGAAGATGGTCAGGCCGACTCGTACGAGCGCCGCATTCAAATATGTGAGCGGGCTTATCGTATTCTTGCGGAAGATGTTCAATTCCCGGCAACGGATATTATTTTCGATCCAAACATATTAACAGTTGGAACCGGTATAGAAGAGCATAACAATTATGCGATCGATTATATCCGCGCAACGAAATGGATTAAGGAAAATCTGCCGGAAGCTCGGGTAAGTGGCGGTGTGTCCAATGTATCGTTCGCTTTCCGCGGAAACAATGTAGTCCGGGAAGCGATGCACTCGGCATTCCTGTATCATGCCATTAAGGCTGGAATGGACATGGGGATCGTCAACCCGGGAATGCTGCAGATATACGACGAAGTTCCGAAAGACTTGTTGGAACATGTTGAAGACGTATTGCTGAACCGTCGTCCCGATGCTACGGAGCGGTTACTGGAATTTGCCGAGAAGGTAAAAGGCACCGGACAGAAAGAGGAGAAGAAAGACGAATGGCGCGAACTTCCCGTGGAGAAACGATTGGAACATTCGCTGGTGAAAGGACTTCCGGATCATGTGGAAGAGGATCTCGAAGAAATCCTTCCGAAATTCGATGCCGCGCTCAATATCATCGAAGGTCCGCTGATGGACGGAATGAACATCGTAGGCGACCTGTTTGGTGATGGAAAAATGTTTCTTCCTCAGGTGATTAAATCAGCCCGTGTGATGAAAAAAGCGGTTGCCTGGCTACAACCACACATCGAACGGGAAAAAGCCCTGAATGGCGGCGAAGTGAAGAACCGAACCAAAGTTTTGCTGGCTACGGTGAAAGGTGATGTACACGACATTGGTAAAAATATAGTCGGGGTGGTGTTGGCCTGTAATAACATAGAGGTGATTGATCTGGGCGTTATGGTCCCGACGGAAAAGATTCTGGCAAAAGCTGAAGAAGAGAAAGTCGATTTGATAGGTCTAAGTGGCTTGATTACACCTTCGCTGGAGGAGATGGTGCTGGTCGCCCGTGAAATGGAAAACCGAAACATGAATGTACCGCTGATTATTGGTGGTGCAACGACGTCAAAAATTCATACAGCGGTAAAAATTGAGCCGGAATACAGTGAACCCGTAGTTCACGTGAAAGATGCATCACGCGCTGTTGGGGTGGTACAAAACCTGGTCAACCGTGAACAAAAATACATCGACGATATCAAAACCGAGTACGAAGGAATTCGCGAGTTCCACGGAAATAAGAAGCCGAAATCGTACCTGACGTTTGACCAAGCGAAGGAAAATGCCTTCCGTCCCGACTGGAAGACACAACCAGTTTACACGCCCAATTTTACAGGTGTGAAAGTTTTTGACGATTATCCGCTGGAAGAATTGCGCGAATATATCGACTGGACCTTCTTCTTCCTGGCCTGGGAGCTTCGGGCACATTTCCCGGATGTGTTGGACGATCCGAAAATGGGTAAAGAAGCGCGCAAATTATTTGCCGATGCCAATGCTATGCTCGATGAAATTATAGAGAAGAAAATGTTGAAGGCGAGCGGCGTCTTTGGCTTGTGGCCGGCCAACTCGGTAGGCGAAGATATCGAATTGTACACCGATGAATCGCGGACCGAAAAAGTAGGTACTTTCCATCATCTGCGTCAGCAAACTATCAAAAAGGAAAAGGGTAAACCCAACTTTTGTCTGAGCGATTTTGTAGCGCCCAAGGATAGCGGCGTGAAAGATTACTGCGGAGGATTTGCCGTGACTGCCGGAATCGGTTTGGAGAAATGGGTGGAGGAGTACAAAGCTGATCACAACGATTATAAGGCCATCATGTTGGAAGCGCTGGCTGATCGTCTGGCCGAGGCTTTCGCCGAAAGACTGCACGAAAGAGTTCGTAAAGAGTTTTGGGCGTATGTTCCGGATGAAAATTTAACAAAAGAAGAATTGATTCGGGTCAAGTACCAGGGAATCCGTCCGGCATTGGGTTATCCGGCCTGTCCGGAACACTCGGAGAAAGAGAATCTGTTCAATCTGTTGGATGCCGAGAAAAATACCGGTATTAAGCTCACCGAGCATTTTGCCATGTACCCGACAGCCTCGGTTAGCGGACAATATTTTGCACATCCCGACTCCATCTATTTTGGTGTGGATAAAGTAGGTAAAGAGCAGGTGGAAGATTACGCGCGACGGAAAAATGAATCGGTTGAATTCATCGAGAAGTTCCTTCCGGTGAATTTGAATTACAAATAATATTGAGATGAATAGAGGGAATCAAGAAAGGTTCCCTCTTATTTCAACAATACTTTCCCTACTGTAATTTCAACACCGATTTTCTGATTGTCGGTGGTGTACACTACTCTTCCCGAAGTTGTCACCTGATTGCTGTTGTAGTATGCCGTCCCGGTTATGACAACCAAAGCATAATCGGGGCTTCCAACATAGTCTGGCTTAGCATTCCCAATTCTTGCAGCGGTGGAACTAACAACACCGGCCAGAAAATCTCCTGCCTGATATGTTCTGATTTTACCTGTTGATGGATCGATTCCGGCAATATCGCCAACTGACAGGGTTCCTTCAGCGGGCATGTATTCAGCGTAAGAATCCGGTCCGGCACTGATAAATGCATGTTGGTTAACCGTGATATTTCCGTTGATATTGAAAATTTCAGAGGTGTCAGACTCAGCATCGAATGTGAACTTTCCAGAGGTTGTCAGATGCAGAAAGTCGCCTGAATTCGTATTGGTGATGCGGAATAGATTGTTGTTATTATCCACATCCCATTCATTATCGCCCTTCTTCAACATTAAAACAGAACGTTTGTCGGAGGCAACAGAGTGTATGAGAATGTTGGCAGGACCATTGTCAGACTGAATGGTAACCGGATAATTTCCGGTATGCAACTGAGCTGTCCCCATGTTCAATTCCGAGGTTTTACCGTGGATCCAGGTGTCGGCATAGATGTCATTTTCTGACGGAGCAGAAGGAGAGCCTGTAGAGAATTTGCCGTTGATAAGCAGGTCAGCACTGTGCGTTTCGATGCGGGCAGTATCGTTCCCCCACGGAAATTCAAAACGGGTTTGAATGAAGCCTGAATAATCTTCACTTTCAATGGAAAAATGTTGATGCAAACGGGTTGGGTAATGTAGATAATAGTGTGCGACCATGGCTATTTTGCCATCATCATGTTTGTTGTACCACACCACCGCTGTTTTTGCTGTATCGGCCGGCCATTTCATTTTAATAAGCGCCGATTCCGGCAAATGCGCTTGGTCGGTCTGTAAACGCATTCTTCCATTATCTCTCATCTCCAATGCAAAGGTCGAATCTGCCGAGCCAATCGATACTTTTCTTTGTGTATAAAGATTGTTTCCTGAAACCTGCCAGTTGGAACTATCAATAACGGTTTTCGCATGTAGAGCAATTGGAACCGGATGGAGATTTGCATAACCCAGGTCAAAAGTATTTCCGTCGCTCACCGAATGGGCTGTTATGTGGAAAACATAATTTGGGGAATGACTCCAGTCGATATTTTCGAAACTCCCGGTAACGGGTGTGCCTGCTCCGATAGATGCGTAGAAATATCCTGCTTGATTAGTCGTTATGGTTTGTTGTTCTTCGTACACAACTAGCGAATGGTCAACGGCGGAAACAAGTTGGAAATCCATTTCCAGTGATTGATTGGCAGGAACTGTACCATCATCATTTTGTATTATTCCCTCAAACGGCAGATAGTAGGGTGACTGTGCCATTGCAAAGAATGGTAGCAGGAACATGGTGAAAATAACGATTGTCTTCTGCATAGCTTAGCGGATGAATAGGTTTCCGTTACTGAGAATATAGCCAATGAGTTTCCCGTCGGGGGTGAGCGCCTTGTGTCCGTCCGTTTGAATGGCGCCTGAGTTGACTGTAAATTGACCATGCGTGCCTACCAGAATGTCTCCGGTGGAGTTTTGACGGTTGGCAACAAAGGCGGCATTTTCGGTAGCCACACCGATGAACTCATCTCCTGCCTGGTAGTCTCTCAGTTCTCCGGTGGCTGGATTTAGTCCAACCAGGTCTCCGGCCGGACAACTTCCAGACAATGTCATATAGGAGGCAGTACCTCTGGTGCCCGAAATAAAACTGTTTCCAACAGATACTTTAACGTTTCCTGCTACATCTACTTTTTCACCCGGCGTGGCGGTGCCAATTCCCAGGTTGCCATTTTGTGCCATGGTTATTACATCCTGGTTATTGTAGGAAATATGCAGGTCATCGTTATTCTCAATTGTCCATGTATTGTCTCCTTTCTTCAGTAGAATAGCAGCTGGTGCATTTCCGGTTGCCTGGTTGAGGAGCAGTTGCGCATTTTTCGATTCCTGGTATATTTCCATTTCTGCATATTGCTCTATTCCCGTATTCTCC
This Prolixibacter sp. NT017 DNA region includes the following protein-coding sequences:
- the metH gene encoding methionine synthase, whose protein sequence is MTNKYNIQEEIKKRVLVLDGAMGTMIQKYKLEEEDFRGTRFADWKQSLRGNNDLLSIVRPDIIRDIHEEFLEAGADILETNTFNANRISQSDYGMEELVYELNVASVKVAREAAEKYSTPDKPRFVAGSLGPTNKTASMSPDVNDPGFRAVSYNDLKETYREQVEGLLDGGVDLLLVETIFDTLNAKAALMAIDEALEARGIRKPVMVSGTITDASGRTLSGQTVEAFLNSVSHMDLLTIGLNCSLGAKDMRPYLEELGRKAPFYISAYPNAGLPNQFGEYDETPEMMAEQVKGFLDKSTVNIVGGCCGTTPDHIRELAKLAEKARPHEKVHPEVAMRLSGLEPLTVNQMANFINVGERCNVAGSRKFARLIREEKYEEALSIAREMVEGGAQVIDVNLDDAMLDAKKEMVRFLNLLMAEPDIARLPIMIDSSKWEVIEAGLQCLQGKAIVNSISLKEGEEEFKAHAHKIKQYGAAVVVMAFDEDGQADSYERRIQICERAYRILAEDVQFPATDIIFDPNILTVGTGIEEHNNYAIDYIRATKWIKENLPEARVSGGVSNVSFAFRGNNVVREAMHSAFLYHAIKAGMDMGIVNPGMLQIYDEVPKDLLEHVEDVLLNRRPDATERLLEFAEKVKGTGQKEEKKDEWRELPVEKRLEHSLVKGLPDHVEEDLEEILPKFDAALNIIEGPLMDGMNIVGDLFGDGKMFLPQVIKSARVMKKAVAWLQPHIEREKALNGGEVKNRTKVLLATVKGDVHDIGKNIVGVVLACNNIEVIDLGVMVPTEKILAKAEEEKVDLIGLSGLITPSLEEMVLVAREMENRNMNVPLIIGGATTSKIHTAVKIEPEYSEPVVHVKDASRAVGVVQNLVNREQKYIDDIKTEYEGIREFHGNKKPKSYLTFDQAKENAFRPDWKTQPVYTPNFTGVKVFDDYPLEELREYIDWTFFFLAWELRAHFPDVLDDPKMGKEARKLFADANAMLDEIIEKKMLKASGVFGLWPANSVGEDIELYTDESRTEKVGTFHHLRQQTIKKEKGKPNFCLSDFVAPKDSGVKDYCGGFAVTAGIGLEKWVEEYKADHNDYKAIMLEALADRLAEAFAERLHERVRKEFWAYVPDENLTKEELIRVKYQGIRPALGYPACPEHSEKENLFNLLDAEKNTGIKLTEHFAMYPTASVSGQYFAHPDSIYFGVDKVGKEQVEDYARRKNESVEFIEKFLPVNLNYK